Proteins from a single region of Candidatus Palauibacter australiensis:
- a CDS encoding aspartate carbamoyltransferase catalytic subunit translates to MTAQGRELGLGKDLIGLEPLTRGQIEAILDTAEPFKEISERKIKKVPVLRGQTIVNLFLEPSTRTRISFEFAEKRLSADTVNISSAGSSVQKGETLVDTARNLEAMRIHMVVVRHGSSGAAKFLADRIPSNVINAGDGQHEHPTQALLDLLTIRDRFGAIAGRRVCIVGDILHSRVARSNIWGLMKCGAEVAVCGPRTLIPAGIEELGVQRLDSIEEAIEWCDVLYVLRLQLERMEGGYVPSLREYNRVFGVSSERLGRAGDEMIVLHPGPMNRGVEIDSDVADGPRSVILPQVTNGVAVRMAVLYLLAGGRPELAEDAKVGGP, encoded by the coding sequence ATGACGGCCCAGGGCCGGGAACTCGGGCTCGGGAAGGACCTCATCGGCCTCGAACCTCTCACGCGGGGGCAGATCGAGGCGATTCTCGATACCGCGGAACCCTTCAAGGAGATCAGCGAGCGGAAGATCAAGAAGGTGCCGGTCCTCCGCGGACAGACGATCGTCAACCTCTTTCTCGAACCCTCGACCCGGACCCGCATCAGCTTCGAGTTCGCGGAAAAGCGGCTCTCGGCCGATACGGTGAACATCTCCTCCGCGGGCTCCTCCGTGCAGAAGGGCGAGACGCTCGTCGACACGGCGCGCAACCTCGAGGCGATGAGGATTCACATGGTCGTCGTACGTCACGGATCGTCGGGAGCGGCGAAGTTCCTCGCGGACCGGATTCCCTCCAACGTCATCAACGCCGGCGACGGCCAGCACGAGCACCCCACGCAGGCCCTCCTCGACCTGTTGACGATCCGGGACCGGTTCGGGGCCATCGCGGGCCGGCGCGTCTGCATCGTCGGCGATATCCTCCACTCGCGCGTCGCGCGCTCGAACATCTGGGGCCTCATGAAGTGCGGGGCCGAGGTCGCGGTGTGCGGGCCGCGCACCCTGATCCCGGCCGGGATCGAGGAGCTGGGCGTGCAGCGGCTCGACTCGATCGAGGAGGCGATCGAGTGGTGCGACGTGCTCTACGTGCTGCGGCTTCAACTGGAGCGGATGGAGGGCGGCTACGTCCCCTCGCTCCGCGAGTACAACCGCGTGTTCGGCGTCAGTTCCGAGCGCCTCGGCCGCGCCGGCGACGAGATGATCGTCCTCCACCCCGGGCCCATGAACAGGGGCGTCGAGATCGACTCCGACGTGGCGGACGGGCCGCGCTCGGTGATCCTCCCGCAGGTGACGAACGGAGTCGCCGTGCGGATGGCCGTCCTCTACCTGCTCGCCGGCGGGCGCCCGGAGCTGGCCGAAGACGCCAAGGTGGGGGGACCGTGA
- the pyrR gene encoding bifunctional pyr operon transcriptional regulator/uracil phosphoribosyltransferase PyrR has protein sequence MTHNVLDEAAARGLLAELSAQLDRAIEPDARLILIGIHRRGDSIAAEIGRHLEPTRGSIPIGSLDITLYRDDFGQVGALPTVGTTRIPESIEGAHIVIVDDVLHTGRTIRAALQELSDFGRARRIQLCVLVDRGGRQLPIQPDYVGRVIEVGPNQDVAVRVANTDGDWGIDIVALPAVPEAGT, from the coding sequence CTGACGCACAACGTCCTCGACGAGGCCGCTGCCCGAGGGCTCCTTGCCGAGCTTTCCGCGCAGCTTGACCGGGCGATCGAGCCCGACGCCCGCCTCATCCTCATCGGCATCCACCGTCGCGGCGATTCGATCGCGGCCGAGATCGGCCGTCACCTTGAGCCGACGCGCGGCTCCATCCCCATCGGTTCGCTCGACATCACGCTCTACCGGGATGATTTCGGGCAGGTCGGCGCGCTCCCCACGGTCGGGACCACCCGCATCCCGGAGTCCATCGAAGGCGCGCACATCGTCATCGTGGACGACGTGCTCCACACGGGACGAACGATCCGGGCCGCGCTCCAGGAGCTGTCGGACTTCGGACGCGCCCGCCGGATCCAGCTCTGCGTCCTCGTGGACCGTGGGGGGCGCCAGCTCCCGATCCAGCCCGACTACGTGGGCCGCGTCATCGAGGTCGGACCCAACCAGGACGTGGCGGTGCGCGTCGCGAACACGGACGGCGACTGGGGTATCGACATCGTCGCCCTGCCCGCCGTTCCCGAGGCGGGGACATGA